GGTTTGAATGTTCTGTAATTGATCGTTTCCGGTGTCAGAACTTCTCCATGAGACCGGGACAAGATCGTCTCGGCAGAAGCCAGAGATATCCCGATATTAGAGAAGTCTTTTGTAACAGTTAATGTCTTTGTTGACGGCAAGGGTAATCCTCCCAATTTGATTTATTTAACAGAACAAACGTTAGTCAATGTGAATTTCGAGTCCAAGACCCATTAATTCACGGAGTAATACTTTAAACGATTCAGGTATATCACCTTCAGGTAAGTTTTCACCTTTTACAATGGCTTCATATACCTTAGATCGACCTTTCACATCATCACTCTTAACAGTGAGCATCTCTTTCAATATGCTTGAAGCACCGTATGCATACAGAGCCCAAACCTCCATTTCACCAAGTCTCTGGCCACCAAACTGTGCTTTACCACCGAGCGGCTGCTGAGTAATCAATGAGTATGGACCAATGGAACGTGCGTGCATCTTATCTTCAATCAAGTGATTGAGTTTCAGCATGTACATGTAACCAACGGTAGTCTGTTGGTCAAGACGTTCACCGCTTCGGCCGTCGTATAGATATAGACGACCATCTTCCGGCAACCCGGCTTTCTTAAGCTCTTCCTGAACTTGTTCGTAAGATGCACCATCGAAAATCGGAGATGCATATTTCACTCCAAGTTTCATTCCGGCCCATCCAAGAATGGTTTCATAAATTTGTCCAAGGTTCATACGAGAAGGTACACCCAATGGGTTCAAAACAACGTCTACCGGAGTTCCATCTTCCATAAACGGCATATCTTCAACAGGTACAACTTTTGCAATTACACCCTTGTTACCGTGGCGGCCGGCCATCTTATCACCCACCTGAATTTTTCTCTTCTTAGCGACATAAATTTTCGCTTTTTGAATAATTCCCGGTGGCAGCTCATCTCCAACTTGGATCTGATACTTACGACGCTTAGCCTCGGTTTCAATTTCTCTTCTCAGATCTCTGTAGCTTTTGAATAGAAGCTTAACATGTTCTACCAGATTTTCATCTGTAGCCCAGTCAATATCTTCATTAATCGTTACGGGATCGAGCTCCTCAAATACAGATTTCTTGTATTTTTCACCTTTCGGGATCAGCTCAACATTACTGTAGTTGTACACTCCGGGTGAAGTTTTATCCCGAAGCAGACTATACATTTTGTCAGCCCACTGTGCGTTGAGATCAGCTACTTTCTTGGCGTGACGCTCATTTTCCTGTTCAACAAGTTGCTTCTCCTCTTTCCGTGAAATCTGCTCATCACGTTTTCGACTAAAAAGCTTCGTATCAATTACAGTACCGGAAACACCTGGAGGTGTTTTCAGTGATGCGTCTTTAACATCTCCCGCCTTATCACCAAAGATCGCTCTTAGAAGCTTCTCTTCCGGTGTTGGGTCTGTTTCTCCCTTTGGAGTAATTTTACCTACAAGAATATCGCCCGGATTAACTTTAGCGCCAATTCGGATAATTCCTTTTTCATCAAGATTACGAGTAGCATCTTCACTGACATTTGGTATTTCACGAGTCAGTTCTTCCTCACCTCGTTTGGTATCTCGAACCTGTTGTTCAAATTCAGTAATGTGGATGGATGTATAAACATCTTCCTGTACAACACGCTCACTGATTACAATCGCATCCTCAAAGTTGTATCCTCTCCAAGGCATGAATGCAACAAGCATGTTACGGCCCAGTGCAAGCTCACCTTTTTCGGTTGAGCAACCATCAGCAAGTACTTGATTTTCCGTAACCTTATCGCCAACACTTACAACCGGACGCTGGTTGATCGTTGTATCCTGGTTACTTCTTTCAAACTTTTGCAGATAGTATGATTTCACACCATCATCGAAGTAGCAATTTTCTTCCAGTTCAGTTCGCTTATATTTCACGCGAATTTCTCTACCACTTACATATACAACTTCACCGTCTCCTTCTGCAACAATAATTGCACGGGAGTCTTGAGCAGCTCTGCGCTCAAGTCCGGTTCCAACAACCGGAGATTCAGGTCTGAGAAGTGGTACTGCTTGACGCTGCATGTTCGAACCCATCAGGGCACGGTTAGCATCATCATGCTCAATAAATGGAATCAGTGCAGCTGCCAACGATGTAATCTGGTTTGCAGATACATCCATATATTCAACTTGTTCCGGCTTGGCTAAACCAACGTTACTGTCTCTGAATCGGGAGAAAATTGCTTCATTCTTGAAATTCCCTTTTTCATCAATTGGGGCATTTGCCTGCGCAATTACCGTTTCATCTTCCTGCTCAGCTGCCAGATAATCAATTTCATTAGAAACAATACCTTCTTTTACTCTTCTATAGGGTGTTTCAATAAAACCAAAATCATTTATCTTGGCATGCACACAGAGTGAAGTAATCAATCCAATATTTGGACCTTCAGGTGTTTCAATCGGGCAAAGTCGACCGTAATGAGTATAGTGAACATCACGAACCTCAAAACCGGCACGCTCACGAGTCAAACCGCCGGGGCCTAATGCAGACATACGACGTTTGTGAGTCAATTCAGCTGCCGGATTTGTTTGATCCATAAACTGAGAAAGCTGATTTGTACCAAAGAAACTATTAATTACACTCGAAATAGTCCGGGCATTAACAAGATCTTGCGGTGTAAGCTGCTCGGCATCACGAGAACTCATTCTTTCACGGATCGTTCGAGCCATACGGGCTAGTCCAATAGCAAACTGTTGTCCCAGCTGCTCTCCAACTGTACGTACTCGTCGGTTACTCAAGTGATCAATATCATCAACCTGAGATTTCATCTCTTTCAGACGAATCACTTCCTTCACAATCGCTACTACATCCTCTTTAGTGAGGTAGTGGATATCCTGATCTACATCTACTTTAAGACGTTTATTCAACCGGTATCGACCAACTTCTCCCAGATCATACTTCTTATCGCTAAAGAAGAGTCGCTCCAGTACCTGACGAGCCGTTTCAGGGTCAGGCATTTCACCGGTTCTGATTTGCTGGTAAACTTCACCAAGTGCAGAAACATCATCATGCGATGGATCTTTTCTAAGCGTGTTCATAATGACTGAACGCTCAGACTCTTCTGCATTAATTTTCTGAACCAATACTTTTTTAACAGAAGCTTCTTTTAAAAGACCGTAATCGTCTTCAGTAAGCTCATGGTCTCTCTCTAAAAGCACTTTTCGGTTGGTTGCTTCTGTAACTTCACCTGTCTCATCATCAACAACCTCTTCCGTTACTTCCGTTGTGATGTCTGTAGCCAGGCGCTTACCAACTAATTTATCGTTGTATGCTTTTTTACTTCCAAAGTCGATCTCTTCAGACAGTTCAAATAGATTCAGCAGATCAAAATCTGTTGAGAATCCAAGCGCTCTCAGCAGTGTTGTTGCCGGAATCTTTTTCTTTCTGTCGATATAAGCCCAAAGTACGTCACGAATATCGTTTGTGAATTCAATCCATGAACCTTTGAATGGAATAACCCTTGCTGAGTAAAGCTGAGTACCGTTAGGATGCACATTCTGACCGAAGAATACACCCGGCGATCTGTGCAGCTGACTAACTATCACCCGCTCGGCACCATTAATTACAAAGGTACCTCTGTTTGTCATCCATGGAAGATCTCCTAAAAATACCTCCTGCTCAATCGTTTCAGAAGCCTCATCTGTTTCATCAACGGATGACAAGCGCATTCTGGCTTTTAGCGGAATCGCATAAGTCAGTCCTCGCTCCTGGCACTCTTTGATATTGTATTTAGGTGTATCGACAGAATAATAAAGGAACTCAAGGATATGAGTTTCTCTTGTGTCCTGAATCGGGAAATTCTCATTGAATATTCGCTGGAGCCCCTTGTCTTCTCGTTGATTGGGAGCTACATCAAGCTGTGCAAATTCATTGAACGACTTGAGCTGAATATCCAAAAAGTCAGGATAATCGATTACATTTTTAATTCTGCCGAATGAAAGGCGGTCGGTAAATGGGATTTTCTCCATAGTAGTACTCAAAAGGATGTTCTCCTTTAGGTTAAAAATAAGAATGAAGTTTCTCTGAAAGGTATGAGGTGTTTACTTCACACCCCTATAATTATTGCTCATGCAATTTAGACGCCAAAAGCCAACACCGAAAATCGGCGTTGGCTAAGGCTAAATGTTATTTAAAAAGTAAGAGCGTAATTACTTCAGCTCTACTTCAGCACCAGCCTCTTCGAGCTTGGCTTTAACTTCTTCAGCTTCTTCTTTGCTAACTGCTTCTTTGATTGCGTTAGGAGCTCCATCAACAAGTTCTTTAGCTTCTTTCAGCCCAAGACCTGTGATTCCTCTCACTTCTTTGATAACGCCAATTTTCTTAGCGCCAGCAGATTTAAGAATTACATCAAATTCTGTTTGCTCTTCAGCAGCTTCTCCGCCACCGGCTGGTCCGGCAACAGCAACTGCAGCTGCAGCTGGTTTTATGTCGTATTCTTCTTCAAGAACTTTAGCTAATTCATTAGCTTCTTTGATCGTTAAGTTAACGAGTTGTTCTGCGATTTCTTTAACGTCAGCCATTGTTTAATTCTCCGTTCGTCGGTTTTAATTAAAAAAGTTAATTGATTTGGTTATTCGCCTTTTTCGGCGATGGTTTGAATTGCACCTGCAATATTGCTTCCTTGTGCTTCCAGTCCACTTACTACATTTGAAATTGGTGCCAGCAACAGACCTACAATATCTCCGATAACTTCTGTTCTGGACTTCATTGCAGCCAGTGTATCGAGTTGGTCTTTACTGTAAAAATCACCATCAATCAAAGCCGCTTTAAATTCCGGCTTGTTGTGTTCTTTTATGTAGTCTTTCAGGACTTTAGCAGGTGCTGCAAGCTCTTCATTTACAAATGCAAAACCATTTTGATCTTCCAAATGATCATAGAGCTCATCATATCCGCCAATTGTATCCATTGCACGTTTCATCAGTGTATTTTTATACACTTTAAACTGTACATTACCTTCGCGAAACTTTCCTCTCAACTCGCCCATATCAGAGACTGACATCCCTGTATACTTCGTTATATAGACGGCGTTTGAGCCTTCAAGCTGCTCAGTAATTTCTTCTACAACTGCCTTTTTTTCTGCTAATGTCGGCATTGTTTTAACCTGTTAAATTTCTAAATTGAAGTAATAGATGATCGACTAAGCGATATGCTGGGACCCATCGTCGTGCTAATGTATGCAGACCTAATATAAATCCCTTTTGCAGATGCCGGTCTAAGTTTCAGGATTGTCTGAAGGAATGAGATCAAATTTTCACGAATCTCGTTCACATCAAAACTTGCCTTACCAATAGAGGTATGCAAGATTCCCTGCTTATCCACACGGAAATCAATTTTCCCCTGCTTAAACTCTTTCACAGCGTCTGCAACATCCATTGTTACAGTTCCACTTTTCGGGTTAGGCATCAAACCTCTCGGTCCCAAATGGCGACCCAGTTTACCAATTTTACCCATAACATCCGGGGTAGCAATGATAACGTCGATATCTGCCCAACCTTCTTCAATTTTTTCGATATATTCATCAAGGCCAACAAAATCGGCTCCGGCCTCTTTCGCTTCTTCCTGTTTTGCTTCGTTAACCAACGCAAGCACACGAACGGATTTTCCGGTTCCGTGAGGGAGCGAAACAGTACCACGAACCATCTGATCTGCATGACGTGGATCCACACCTAACCGAAGATCTAAATCTACGGATTCATCGAAGTTTGCTGTTTTGGTCTGTTTTATCAGATCGCAAGCCTCTTCGATAGTGTATTCCATATCATGGTCAAATAATTCAGCGACCTTCTGATATTTCTTACCTCTTTTTGCCATTTCTTACATCCTCGTTATTTATCTCGGATTACTCGCAAACCCATGCTGCGTGCGGTACCGGCAATCATTTCTGCTGCTCTTTCTACGTCAAAAGCGTTTAGATCTTCCATTTTCTCTTCCGCAATTTCCTTGCATTGAGACCAGGTCACTTTACCGACTTTAGCTCGGTTTGGTTCACCTGAACCGGATTTAATCTTAGCGGCTTTCTTAAGAAGGACAGCTGCTGGAGGAGTCTTTGTTTTGAATGTAAAAGACTTGTCAGCATAGACTGTGATCTCAACCGGCACAATTGTGCCCGCCTTGTCTTGGGTTTTTGCATTAAATGCTTTACAAAACTCCATAATGTTGATTCCGGCCTGGCCTAAAGCTGGACCTACCGGAGGAGCAGGGTTTGCCTGTCCACCAACAATTTGAAGTTTTAGCACTTTATCTACTTTTTTTGCCATATTGAATCAATTAGCGATTCGTGCTTCTGTTTGCTGCGTAATAGCTCACGTTTAAGTTCTTATGTAGCTGATTCGACCTGATCCAGGTCAACCTCAACCGGGGTTTTACGTCCAAAAATGCTTACCATGACTCGCAATTTCAGCTTATCAGCAAGTACTTCCTGAACGGTACCATCAAATTCTTTAAAAGGACCGTCTACAACTTTGACGATATCTCCTTCCTTATATGGAATATCGACTACGCCACCTTTTTCAACGGCTTCCTTATTGTCCATCACCCTTCCAATAATTCGCTCTACTTCATGCTTTTTCAGAGGCTCCGGAACAACCTGACTCTTACCCACCTTCAGAAATCCTAAACAGGAAGGTGCACTTTGAATCAAATTGTTTACTTCTTCATCATACCGGGTTTTAACTAAAATATATCCCGGGAAAAAATTCTTCTCTTTTGTTCTTTTTTTACCTGAACGGATTTCGATTACAGTTTCTGTTGGGATTAAAATCTCACTGATTTTATGCCCCAGCCCCTGCTCCTCTATCTCTCGGGTTAGATACTCTTTAACTTTTTTTTCGTGACTGGTAAAGCAGCGAACCACATACCAATCAAAACTATCTTCAGAACTCATCTGTAGATTGCCTCCAGAATTGTACTATAAACCTGATCAACTCCAAATATGAATAAGGATATGACAATAGTGAATACGACAACAATAATTGTGTTATCGATTAATTCCTGCTGTGTGGGCCAGGTGACTTTCGCCATCTCTTTTCTCACACCTTCAATAAAATCTTTAATCTTTTCCATATAACTATTCAGGCATTATCAATTTGCACGGGCGGAGAGATTCGAACTCCCGACACCTGGTTTTGGAGACCAG
This is a stretch of genomic DNA from Rhodohalobacter barkolensis. It encodes these proteins:
- the rpoB gene encoding DNA-directed RNA polymerase subunit beta, translating into MEKIPFTDRLSFGRIKNVIDYPDFLDIQLKSFNEFAQLDVAPNQREDKGLQRIFNENFPIQDTRETHILEFLYYSVDTPKYNIKECQERGLTYAIPLKARMRLSSVDETDEASETIEQEVFLGDLPWMTNRGTFVINGAERVIVSQLHRSPGVFFGQNVHPNGTQLYSARVIPFKGSWIEFTNDIRDVLWAYIDRKKKIPATTLLRALGFSTDFDLLNLFELSEEIDFGSKKAYNDKLVGKRLATDITTEVTEEVVDDETGEVTEATNRKVLLERDHELTEDDYGLLKEASVKKVLVQKINAEESERSVIMNTLRKDPSHDDVSALGEVYQQIRTGEMPDPETARQVLERLFFSDKKYDLGEVGRYRLNKRLKVDVDQDIHYLTKEDVVAIVKEVIRLKEMKSQVDDIDHLSNRRVRTVGEQLGQQFAIGLARMARTIRERMSSRDAEQLTPQDLVNARTISSVINSFFGTNQLSQFMDQTNPAAELTHKRRMSALGPGGLTRERAGFEVRDVHYTHYGRLCPIETPEGPNIGLITSLCVHAKINDFGFIETPYRRVKEGIVSNEIDYLAAEQEDETVIAQANAPIDEKGNFKNEAIFSRFRDSNVGLAKPEQVEYMDVSANQITSLAAALIPFIEHDDANRALMGSNMQRQAVPLLRPESPVVGTGLERRAAQDSRAIIVAEGDGEVVYVSGREIRVKYKRTELEENCYFDDGVKSYYLQKFERSNQDTTINQRPVVSVGDKVTENQVLADGCSTEKGELALGRNMLVAFMPWRGYNFEDAIVISERVVQEDVYTSIHITEFEQQVRDTKRGEEELTREIPNVSEDATRNLDEKGIIRIGAKVNPGDILVGKITPKGETDPTPEEKLLRAIFGDKAGDVKDASLKTPPGVSGTVIDTKLFSRKRDEQISRKEEKQLVEQENERHAKKVADLNAQWADKMYSLLRDKTSPGVYNYSNVELIPKGEKYKKSVFEELDPVTINEDIDWATDENLVEHVKLLFKSYRDLRREIETEAKRRKYQIQVGDELPPGIIQKAKIYVAKKRKIQVGDKMAGRHGNKGVIAKVVPVEDMPFMEDGTPVDVVLNPLGVPSRMNLGQIYETILGWAGMKLGVKYASPIFDGASYEQVQEELKKAGLPEDGRLYLYDGRSGERLDQQTTVGYMYMLKLNHLIEDKMHARSIGPYSLITQQPLGGKAQFGGQRLGEMEVWALYAYGASSILKEMLTVKSDDVKGRSKVYEAIVKGENLPEGDIPESFKVLLRELMGLGLEIHID
- the rplL gene encoding 50S ribosomal protein L7/L12; this translates as MADVKEIAEQLVNLTIKEANELAKVLEEEYDIKPAAAAVAVAGPAGGGEAAEEQTEFDVILKSAGAKKIGVIKEVRGITGLGLKEAKELVDGAPNAIKEAVSKEEAEEVKAKLEEAGAEVELK
- the rplJ gene encoding 50S ribosomal protein L10, yielding MPTLAEKKAVVEEITEQLEGSNAVYITKYTGMSVSDMGELRGKFREGNVQFKVYKNTLMKRAMDTIGGYDELYDHLEDQNGFAFVNEELAAPAKVLKDYIKEHNKPEFKAALIDGDFYSKDQLDTLAAMKSRTEVIGDIVGLLLAPISNVVSGLEAQGSNIAGAIQTIAEKGE
- the rplA gene encoding 50S ribosomal protein L1 yields the protein MAKRGKKYQKVAELFDHDMEYTIEEACDLIKQTKTANFDESVDLDLRLGVDPRHADQMVRGTVSLPHGTGKSVRVLALVNEAKQEEAKEAGADFVGLDEYIEKIEEGWADIDVIIATPDVMGKIGKLGRHLGPRGLMPNPKSGTVTMDVADAVKEFKQGKIDFRVDKQGILHTSIGKASFDVNEIRENLISFLQTILKLRPASAKGIYIRSAYISTTMGPSISLSRSSITSI
- the rplK gene encoding 50S ribosomal protein L11, whose product is MAKKVDKVLKLQIVGGQANPAPPVGPALGQAGINIMEFCKAFNAKTQDKAGTIVPVEITVYADKSFTFKTKTPPAAVLLKKAAKIKSGSGEPNRAKVGKVTWSQCKEIAEEKMEDLNAFDVERAAEMIAGTARSMGLRVIRDK
- the nusG gene encoding transcription termination/antitermination protein NusG, which produces MSSEDSFDWYVVRCFTSHEKKVKEYLTREIEEQGLGHKISEILIPTETVIEIRSGKKRTKEKNFFPGYILVKTRYDEEVNNLIQSAPSCLGFLKVGKSQVVPEPLKKHEVERIIGRVMDNKEAVEKGGVVDIPYKEGDIVKVVDGPFKEFDGTVQEVLADKLKLRVMVSIFGRKTPVEVDLDQVESAT
- the secE gene encoding preprotein translocase subunit SecE; translation: MEKIKDFIEGVRKEMAKVTWPTQQELIDNTIIVVVFTIVISLFIFGVDQVYSTILEAIYR